One Neisseria sp. Marseille-Q5346 genomic region harbors:
- the ligA gene encoding NAD-dependent DNA ligase LigA: MNPTEQRIKYLTDLLNRYAYEYYTLDAPSVPDAEYDKLFRELEALERNYPEFKLPDSPTQRVGGEPLAGFAEVRHEVPMLSLTNAFSPQDENGVFDHAEMYAFDERVRGGLNGEKPEYVIEPKFDGLAISLLYRDGVLTQAATRGDGTTGEDVTQNVKTVSNIPLRLHGENIPELIEIRGEVLMLKADFAALNARQAENGQKPFANPRNAAAGSLRQLDSRITAQRKLHFFPYSIARQQGGFVAEEHLQELSYCKELGFSLPDGNFGCFPNINEVLAFYEKMQQKRPTLPYEIDGMVVKVNSLAQQEKLGFISRAPRWAIAHKFPAEEALTIVEAIDVQIGRTGAVTPVARLQPVFVGGVTVTNATLHNQDEVSRKDVRVGDTVVVRRAGDVIPEVVRVIFERRPMQKINIAVSDGLQDDLFAETPSETRSEPLHKPYRLPTHCPICCSEIEREEGEAVARCSGGMLCQAQRAQGLIHFASRKAMDIDGLGQKQIEQLVAQDLVRHFADLYRLDIPTLQKMKETADKASANEEELSNSEIDEDFESESGNALLSKTSKKQPTKWAENILAGIEASKTPELARFLFALGIRHVGERTAKTLAQAFGTLGNVRHAPEPILACLPDIGTVVAHSIAHFFAQEAQQAMIDELLAVGVAPQSQAVTIPPLRHAEPQRWIARLPDFKISETKALALWELAGQSIEGLQTDKALPADWQIWRSKPQNAALLENMKTFFAQTLSNLQDETISDGINEAIAGKTFVLTGTLPTLKRDQAQAMIEAAGGKVSGSVSKKTDYVVAGEAAGSKLEKAQALGVAVLTEEELLSLLR, from the coding sequence ATGAATCCGACTGAACAACGTATCAAATACCTGACCGACCTCCTCAACCGCTACGCCTACGAATACTACACCCTAGACGCGCCCAGCGTACCCGATGCCGAATACGACAAATTGTTCCGTGAGCTTGAAGCATTGGAGCGGAACTACCCCGAGTTCAAATTGCCCGACAGCCCAACACAGCGCGTCGGTGGCGAGCCTTTGGCAGGCTTTGCCGAAGTGCGCCACGAAGTACCGATGCTGTCGCTGACCAACGCCTTCTCGCCACAAGATGAAAACGGCGTGTTCGACCATGCCGAAATGTATGCTTTCGATGAGCGCGTTCGTGGCGGATTAAACGGAGAAAAACCGGAATACGTTATCGAACCTAAATTTGACGGTCTGGCCATCAGCCTGCTGTACCGCGACGGCGTATTGACTCAAGCGGCAACCCGTGGCGACGGCACAACAGGCGAAGACGTTACCCAAAACGTCAAAACCGTATCCAACATTCCCCTGCGCCTGCATGGAGAAAATATTCCCGAGCTTATCGAAATACGCGGCGAAGTACTGATGCTCAAAGCCGATTTTGCCGCTTTAAACGCACGACAGGCTGAAAACGGACAAAAACCTTTCGCCAATCCGCGCAATGCCGCCGCCGGCAGTCTGCGTCAACTCGATTCGCGCATTACGGCACAGCGCAAACTGCATTTCTTCCCCTATTCCATCGCTCGACAACAAGGCGGTTTTGTCGCGGAAGAACACCTGCAAGAGCTGAGCTACTGTAAAGAACTCGGCTTCAGCCTGCCCGATGGTAATTTCGGCTGTTTCCCAAATATCAATGAAGTATTAGCGTTTTACGAGAAAATGCAACAAAAACGCCCTACTTTGCCTTATGAAATCGACGGCATGGTGGTCAAAGTCAACAGCTTGGCGCAACAAGAAAAACTGGGTTTCATCTCCCGTGCGCCGCGCTGGGCCATTGCCCACAAATTCCCTGCCGAAGAAGCATTGACCATTGTCGAAGCCATTGATGTACAAATCGGACGCACCGGCGCAGTAACCCCGGTTGCCCGCCTGCAACCCGTATTCGTCGGCGGCGTTACCGTTACCAACGCTACCCTGCATAATCAGGACGAAGTATCGCGCAAAGATGTGCGCGTTGGCGATACAGTTGTCGTGCGCCGTGCCGGAGACGTGATTCCCGAGGTGGTGCGCGTAATTTTTGAACGCCGCCCAATGCAGAAGATCAACATTGCTGTTTCAGACGGCCTGCAAGACGATTTGTTTGCCGAAACACCTTCTGAAACCCGATCCGAACCGCTTCACAAACCCTACCGCTTGCCCACCCATTGCCCTATCTGCTGCAGCGAAATCGAACGTGAAGAAGGCGAAGCGGTTGCCCGATGCAGCGGTGGCATGCTTTGCCAAGCACAACGTGCGCAAGGTTTAATCCACTTCGCCTCACGCAAAGCCATGGACATCGACGGACTTGGACAAAAACAAATCGAGCAACTGGTAGCACAAGATTTGGTTCGTCATTTCGCCGACCTCTACCGCCTCGATATCCCAACCCTGCAAAAAATGAAGGAAACGGCGGATAAAGCGTCAGCTAATGAGGAAGAACTATCAAACAGTGAGATTGATGAAGACTTTGAAAGCGAGAGCGGCAATGCCCTGCTTAGCAAAACCAGTAAAAAACAGCCAACTAAATGGGCGGAAAACATCCTCGCAGGCATAGAAGCCAGCAAAACGCCTGAACTTGCCCGCTTCCTTTTTGCCCTCGGCATCCGTCACGTCGGCGAACGCACCGCCAAAACGCTGGCACAGGCATTCGGCACACTGGGAAACGTCCGCCATGCACCCGAACCCATCCTCGCCTGCCTGCCCGATATCGGTACAGTGGTTGCCCACTCCATCGCCCACTTTTTTGCCCAAGAAGCACAACAGGCGATGATAGACGAGCTGCTGGCTGTAGGTGTTGCCCCGCAAAGCCAGGCTGTCACTATCCCGCCGTTACGCCATGCCGAGCCGCAACGCTGGATTGCCCGCCTGCCTGATTTTAAAATCAGCGAAACCAAAGCGCTGGCCTTGTGGGAGCTTGCCGGACAAAGCATAGAAGGTTTGCAAACTGACAAAGCGTTGCCTGCCGATTGGCAAATATGGCGCAGTAAACCGCAAAACGCAGCCCTGCTTGAAAATATGAAAACTTTCTTTGCTCAAACGCTGTCTAATCTTCAAGATGAAACTATTTCAGACGGCATTAACGAGGCCATAGCAGGTAAAACCTTTGTATTAACAGGGACTTTACCCACACTCAAACGCGACCAAGCCCAAGCCATGATTGAGGCTGCAGGCGGTAAAGTTTCCGGCAGCGTATCCAAAAAAACCGACTACGTTGTCGCCGGAGAAGCTGCAGGCAGTAAATTGGAAAAAGCCCAAGCTTTGGGCGTGGCCGTATTAACCGAAGAAGAATTACTGTCGTTGCTGAGATAA
- the galU gene encoding UTP--glucose-1-phosphate uridylyltransferase GalU: MKPIKKCVFPVAGMGTRFLPATKASPKEMLPIVDKPLIQYAVEEAVEAGCTEMVFITGRNKRSIEDHFDKAYELETELELRQKDKLLAHVRDILPSNITCMYIRQTEALGLGHAVLCAQAAVGNEPFAVILADDLIDAPKGALKQMVDVYDQSGNSVLGVETVDPSQTGSYGIVEVEKLKSYQRVVNIVEKPKPEEAPSNLAVVGRYILTPRIFDLLTNLPRGAGNEIQLTDGIARLLDHEFVLAHAFDGKRYDCGSKLGYLEATVAYGLKHPETGEQFKELLKQYA; the protein is encoded by the coding sequence ATGAAACCCATTAAAAAATGCGTCTTCCCCGTTGCCGGTATGGGCACCCGTTTCTTGCCTGCGACCAAAGCCAGCCCCAAAGAAATGCTGCCTATTGTGGACAAACCTCTGATTCAATATGCAGTTGAAGAAGCGGTTGAAGCCGGCTGTACCGAAATGGTGTTCATCACCGGTCGTAACAAACGCAGCATCGAAGATCACTTCGACAAAGCATACGAGTTGGAAACCGAATTGGAATTGCGTCAAAAAGACAAACTGTTGGCGCACGTTCGTGATATCTTGCCTTCCAACATTACCTGCATGTACATCCGTCAAACTGAAGCATTGGGTTTGGGTCATGCCGTATTGTGCGCGCAAGCTGCCGTCGGTAATGAACCTTTTGCCGTTATTTTGGCAGACGATTTGATTGATGCGCCTAAAGGCGCGCTAAAACAAATGGTTGACGTGTATGACCAAAGCGGCAACAGCGTTTTAGGCGTTGAAACCGTTGATCCTTCCCAAACAGGCTCTTACGGTATCGTTGAAGTTGAAAAACTGAAAAGCTATCAACGTGTAGTCAATATTGTTGAAAAACCAAAACCGGAAGAAGCGCCTTCCAACCTCGCCGTTGTCGGCCGCTACATCCTGACCCCGCGTATTTTTGACTTGTTGACCAACCTGCCCCGAGGCGCCGGTAACGAAATCCAACTGACAGACGGTATCGCCCGCCTGCTCGACCATGAGTTTGTATTGGCTCATGCTTTTGATGGCAAACGCTACGACTGCGGCAGCAAATTGGGTTACCTTGAAGCAACCGTGGCTTATGGTTTGAAACACCCTGAAACTGGCGAACAATTCAAAGAATTGCTCAAACAATACGCTTAA
- a CDS encoding potassium transporter TrkG, protein MMYLHKGFRLGGAVSKVMPIVHVLSKLGLLFSLLLAVPTLMSYFYHDSAFLVFAYTALTVLLVSCVTWVLTLRFNRELRPRDGFTLVLMLWLAFAVVAAMPIYFYMPSMSFTDAFFEAMSGLTTTGATVISGLDTLDPSVNFWRHMLNWLGGMGIIVLAVAILPMLGVGGTQLFKAEIPGMDKESKMAPRISQVAKRLWFAYALTTAAAFVSLHIAGMGWFDALCHAMSAVALGGFSTHDDSVAYFNSVTVEWTLMFFTVWGGINFASHFTALGNRSLQVYWKDEECRSMLLVLSGSILISALYLWQQDVYQSLGEALRFVSFNFVSIGLASGFSNADFAQWPLIVSLWMFFLSNVLASSGSMGGGIKNVRALVLFKFSLREMLILLHPRAVRTVKVNNRSIPDRMALTVMSFIFIYFMTVIVFSFLLMAAGLDFLSAFTAVIACITNAGPGLGAVGPSHNYAALSDVQKWLCTAVMLLGRLEIFTVLILLTPAYWKK, encoded by the coding sequence ATGATGTATCTGCATAAGGGTTTCAGATTGGGCGGTGCGGTAAGCAAGGTGATGCCGATTGTCCATGTATTGTCCAAGCTGGGGCTGTTGTTTTCATTACTGTTGGCCGTGCCGACACTGATGTCGTATTTTTATCACGACAGCGCGTTTCTCGTGTTTGCCTATACGGCTTTGACCGTATTGCTGGTGTCGTGTGTAACTTGGGTGTTGACGCTGCGTTTCAACCGTGAATTGCGGCCACGTGACGGATTTACCCTGGTATTGATGCTGTGGCTGGCTTTTGCTGTCGTGGCGGCGATGCCGATTTATTTTTATATGCCGTCCATGAGTTTCACCGATGCATTTTTTGAGGCGATGTCAGGGCTGACGACAACGGGGGCAACAGTGATTTCCGGCTTGGATACGCTGGATCCGTCGGTAAATTTTTGGCGGCACATGCTCAACTGGCTTGGCGGTATGGGTATTATCGTGCTGGCTGTGGCGATTTTGCCGATGTTGGGCGTGGGGGGGACGCAGCTCTTCAAAGCGGAAATTCCGGGTATGGATAAGGAAAGCAAGATGGCTCCCCGCATTTCGCAAGTGGCCAAACGGCTATGGTTTGCCTATGCGCTGACAACTGCTGCCGCCTTTGTATCCTTGCATATTGCCGGCATGGGCTGGTTTGATGCCTTGTGCCATGCGATGTCGGCAGTGGCCTTAGGCGGTTTTTCGACACATGATGACAGCGTTGCCTATTTTAATTCTGTAACAGTCGAATGGACGTTGATGTTTTTTACTGTCTGGGGCGGTATCAATTTCGCCAGCCACTTTACTGCGCTGGGCAACCGCTCCTTGCAGGTGTATTGGAAAGATGAAGAATGCCGTTCCATGTTGTTAGTTTTGTCGGGCAGTATTTTGATTTCGGCATTGTATTTATGGCAACAGGACGTTTATCAAAGCCTTGGCGAAGCTTTGCGCTTTGTCAGCTTCAACTTTGTGTCCATCGGATTGGCCAGCGGTTTCTCCAATGCTGACTTTGCCCAATGGCCGCTGATTGTGTCGCTGTGGATGTTTTTCCTGTCGAACGTATTGGCAAGCTCAGGCTCTATGGGTGGCGGTATTAAAAATGTGCGTGCGTTAGTGTTGTTCAAATTCAGCTTGCGCGAAATGCTGATTTTGCTGCACCCGCGTGCGGTTCGTACGGTAAAGGTCAACAATCGCTCCATTCCGGATCGCATGGCGCTGACCGTCATGTCGTTCATCTTTATTTATTTTATGACGGTCATCGTATTCAGCTTTTTACTGATGGCGGCAGGCTTGGACTTTTTATCCGCCTTTACGGCAGTCATTGCCTGTATTACCAATGCAGGACCGGGTTTAGGTGCAGTTGGTCCGTCGCATAATTATGCCGCGCTGAGCGATGTACAGAAGTGGCTGTGTACAGCGGTGATGTTGTTGGGACGTTTGGAGATTTTTACCGTTCTGATTTTGCTGACTCCGGCATATTGGAAGAAATAA
- a CDS encoding type B 50S ribosomal protein L31, which yields MKPDIHPDNYRTVLFYDSGADQGWLIRSCANTHGKTMVWKDGVEYPLFSLDTSSASHPVYTGKQRNINVEGRASKFNQRYQSMMSSFRKDK from the coding sequence ATGAAACCCGATATCCACCCAGACAACTATCGTACCGTCCTGTTTTACGACAGCGGTGCAGACCAAGGATGGCTCATCCGTTCATGCGCCAATACCCACGGAAAAACCATGGTTTGGAAAGACGGAGTAGAGTATCCCCTCTTCTCTCTTGATACCTCTTCCGCGTCCCACCCCGTATACACAGGCAAACAACGCAATATCAATGTCGAAGGTCGCGCCAGCAAGTTCAACCAACGTTACCAATCCATGATGTCTTCTTTCAGAAAGGATAAATGA
- the ykgO gene encoding type B 50S ribosomal protein L36, whose amino-acid sequence MQVLSSLKTAKKRHRDCQIVRRKGKVYVICKSNPRFKARQR is encoded by the coding sequence ATGCAAGTCCTCTCATCCCTGAAAACTGCAAAAAAACGACACCGCGACTGCCAAATTGTCCGCCGAAAAGGCAAAGTGTACGTCATTTGCAAGAGCAATCCCCGTTTTAAAGCACGCCAACGTTAA
- a CDS encoding MliC family protein: MKVKALLAIAAAMSLAACAAPEAHRHDHGQRHEHNHAHEHGHQHHDMHSHGRVQSFSCENGLSVQVRNLSTNQVELRLDDKVATLSSAVAGSGERYVANQGLFGKGAEWHQKGSEAFFGFTDPYGNKVETSCSAR; the protein is encoded by the coding sequence ATGAAAGTAAAAGCCCTGCTTGCAATTGCCGCCGCCATGAGCCTCGCTGCCTGCGCCGCACCTGAAGCCCATCGCCATGACCATGGTCAACGTCATGAGCACAATCATGCACACGAACATGGCCACCAACATCATGACATGCACAGCCATGGCCGTGTTCAATCATTCAGCTGCGAAAACGGCCTGTCTGTACAAGTCCGCAACCTGAGCACCAACCAAGTTGAACTGCGTCTGGACGACAAAGTTGCCACCCTGTCTTCTGCCGTTGCAGGTTCAGGCGAACGCTATGTTGCCAACCAAGGCCTGTTCGGCAAAGGCGCTGAATGGCATCAAAAAGGCAGCGAAGCATTCTTCGGCTTCACTGACCCATACGGCAACAAAGTAGAAACCTCTTGCTCTGCCCGCTAA
- a CDS encoding DUF5071 domain-containing protein produces the protein MRPKDKFDIKACKKIKDCNDEELIEMGEWLSGWLGDANFPVFSEIVEIFVERQDTLLPFVSNIFYSNDSICIYWVLLELYPKLSYQNQVALAIDLEHCLHNISEKLTLDEDDENLKEILEKVLN, from the coding sequence ATGCGTCCTAAAGATAAGTTTGACATCAAGGCTTGCAAAAAAATTAAGGACTGCAACGATGAGGAATTAATTGAGATGGGGGAGTGGCTCTCAGGATGGTTGGGAGATGCGAACTTTCCTGTTTTTAGTGAAATTGTCGAAATCTTTGTAGAACGACAAGACACATTACTTCCATTCGTTTCAAATATTTTTTACTCAAATGATAGTATATGCATTTATTGGGTTTTACTTGAACTCTATCCAAAATTATCCTATCAAAACCAAGTAGCCTTAGCCATTGATTTGGAGCATTGTCTTCATAATATTTCGGAAAAATTAACTTTGGATGAAGATGATGAAAACCTTAAAGAAATCTTGGAAAAAGTTTTAAATTAA
- the ileS gene encoding isoleucine--tRNA ligase, with the protein MTDYSKTVNLLESPFPMRGNLAKREPAWLKSWYEQKRYQKLREIAKGRPKFILHDGPPYANGDIHIGHAVNKILKDIIIRSKTQAGFDAPYVPGWDCHGLPIEVMVEKLHGKDMPKARFRELCREYAAEQIARQKKDFIRLGVLGDWDNPYLTMDFKTEADTVRMLGEIYKSGYLYRGAKPVQFCLDCGSSLAEAEVEYKDKVSPAIDVAYPFKDTAALAAAFGLASIEGKAFAVIWTTTPWTLPASQAVSAGADVVYQLIDTPKGKLVLAKDLAEDALKRYGFSDGIAILAETTGDRLENLHMNHPFLERDIPMLNGDHVTTDAGTGLVHTAPAHGLEDYAVCNKYGIELYNPVNAEGKYISETPRVAGMRVWEANPVILQWLEETGNLLVSSKIEHSYAHCWRHKTPLIYRATGQWFVGMDKAGADGKTLRDKAIKAVDDTEFFPSWGRARLEAMIEGRPDWVVSRQRYWGTPMTFFVHKETGELHPNSAELLEKVAQKIEGKGIEAWFSLDKSELLSAEDCENYDKLSDTMDVWFDSGSTHYSVLKQREELEWPADLYLEGSDQHRGWFQSSMLTGCASSMGRAPYKQLLTHGFVVDQNGRKMSKSIGNVVAPQEVYNEFGADILRLWAASTDYSGELAISKEILKRVTESYRRIRNTLSFLFANLSDFNPIEDAVQQADMVEIDRYALVLARQLQERLAGDFYPRYAFHFAVKDIVSFCSEDLGAFYLDILKDRLYTTKADSHARRSAQTALYHITRSLVLLIAPILCFTGEEAWDIIGGGEEDSVLFHTWHEFPSINEKAEAELVKKWTAIREAREAVTAAIEPLRTDKTVGSSLQAETEITAPEEIADYLNTLGEELRFALLVSKAEVKVGNELAVTAKASDGEKCERCWHYTHDVGAVAGHETICKRCADNVDGKGEDRHYA; encoded by the coding sequence ATGACCGATTACAGTAAAACCGTAAACCTGCTCGAGAGCCCGTTTCCAATGCGCGGCAATCTTGCCAAGCGCGAGCCTGCATGGCTGAAAAGCTGGTACGAGCAAAAACGCTACCAAAAACTGCGCGAAATCGCCAAAGGCCGTCCGAAATTTATTCTGCACGACGGTCCTCCGTATGCCAACGGCGACATCCACATCGGTCATGCCGTCAATAAAATTCTCAAAGACATCATTATCCGCAGCAAAACCCAAGCCGGTTTTGATGCGCCTTATGTACCGGGTTGGGACTGCCACGGTTTGCCTATCGAAGTGATGGTAGAAAAACTGCACGGTAAAGACATGCCTAAAGCCCGTTTCCGCGAATTGTGCCGCGAATACGCTGCCGAACAGATTGCCCGTCAGAAAAAAGATTTTATCCGCTTGGGTGTGTTGGGCGACTGGGACAATCCTTACCTGACCATGGATTTCAAAACCGAAGCCGATACCGTGCGTATGCTCGGCGAAATCTACAAATCCGGCTATCTCTACCGCGGCGCGAAACCGGTTCAATTCTGCTTGGACTGCGGCTCTTCCTTGGCTGAAGCCGAAGTGGAATATAAAGACAAAGTATCGCCTGCGATTGACGTTGCCTATCCGTTTAAAGACACTGCCGCGCTTGCCGCCGCATTCGGTTTGGCAAGTATTGAAGGCAAAGCGTTTGCCGTTATCTGGACAACTACGCCTTGGACTTTGCCTGCGAGCCAAGCTGTTTCAGCTGGTGCAGACGTGGTGTATCAACTGATTGATACACCTAAAGGCAAATTGGTGTTGGCCAAAGATTTGGCAGAAGACGCGCTCAAACGTTACGGTTTTTCAGACGGCATTGCTATTCTTGCCGAAACCACCGGCGACAGGCTGGAAAACCTGCACATGAATCATCCGTTCCTCGAACGCGATATTCCCATGCTCAACGGCGACCATGTGACCACCGATGCCGGTACCGGCTTGGTGCATACTGCGCCTGCGCATGGTCTGGAAGACTACGCTGTCTGCAATAAATACGGCATTGAGCTTTACAACCCTGTAAATGCCGAAGGCAAATACATCAGCGAAACACCTCGTGTTGCTGGTATGCGAGTTTGGGAAGCCAATCCCGTTATCCTGCAATGGTTGGAAGAAACCGGCAACCTCTTGGTAAGCAGCAAAATCGAGCATAGCTACGCCCACTGTTGGCGCCACAAAACCCCGCTGATTTACCGCGCGACAGGTCAATGGTTTGTCGGTATGGACAAAGCAGGTGCAGATGGTAAAACCCTGCGCGACAAAGCCATCAAAGCCGTTGATGACACCGAATTCTTCCCATCATGGGGTCGTGCGCGTTTAGAAGCCATGATTGAAGGCCGTCCTGACTGGGTGGTTTCACGCCAACGCTATTGGGGCACGCCGATGACTTTCTTTGTTCACAAAGAGACCGGTGAATTGCATCCGAACTCTGCCGAGTTGTTGGAAAAAGTTGCCCAAAAAATCGAAGGAAAAGGTATCGAAGCGTGGTTCTCTCTTGATAAGAGCGAACTCTTGAGCGCGGAAGATTGTGAAAATTACGACAAACTTTCCGACACGATGGACGTATGGTTCGACTCCGGCTCGACCCATTATTCCGTCTTGAAACAACGCGAAGAATTGGAATGGCCGGCTGACTTGTACCTCGAAGGCAGCGACCAACACCGCGGCTGGTTCCAATCCTCCATGTTGACCGGTTGCGCCTCATCAATGGGTCGTGCACCATACAAACAGCTGTTGACCCACGGTTTTGTGGTTGACCAAAACGGCCGCAAAATGTCGAAATCCATCGGCAACGTCGTCGCACCGCAAGAAGTCTATAACGAGTTCGGCGCCGACATCCTGCGCCTGTGGGCGGCATCTACTGATTACAGCGGCGAATTGGCGATTTCCAAAGAAATCCTCAAACGTGTAACTGAAAGCTATCGTCGTATCCGCAATACCCTGAGCTTCCTGTTTGCCAACCTCAGCGACTTCAATCCTATTGAAGATGCCGTGCAACAGGCAGACATGGTGGAAATCGACCGCTACGCCTTGGTATTGGCGCGTCAGCTGCAAGAGCGTCTGGCGGGCGACTTCTATCCGCGCTACGCCTTCCACTTTGCTGTAAAAGACATTGTTTCTTTCTGCTCGGAAGACTTGGGCGCGTTCTACCTCGACATCCTGAAAGACCGCCTCTACACCACCAAAGCAGACAGCCATGCACGCCGCAGCGCGCAAACTGCCCTGTATCACATCACACGTAGTTTGGTTCTGCTGATTGCTCCGATTTTGTGCTTCACCGGCGAGGAAGCATGGGACATTATCGGCGGCGGCGAAGAAGACAGCGTCCTCTTCCACACATGGCATGAGTTTCCATCTATCAATGAAAAAGCCGAAGCCGAATTGGTGAAAAAATGGACGGCAATCCGCGAAGCACGCGAAGCGGTAACTGCTGCCATCGAGCCTTTGCGTACGGATAAAACCGTCGGTTCTTCATTGCAAGCCGAAACCGAAATTACGGCTCCGGAAGAAATTGCCGACTATCTGAACACTTTGGGCGAAGAATTGCGTTTTGCTTTGCTGGTGTCTAAAGCTGAAGTGAAAGTAGGTAATGAGCTTGCTGTAACCGCTAAAGCCAGTGATGGTGAAAAATGCGAACGCTGCTGGCACTATACCCACGATGTGGGTGCAGTTGCAGGCCATGAAACCATCTGTAAACGTTGTGCCGACAACGTTGATGGCAAAGGCGAAGACAGACATTACGCTTAA
- the ribF gene encoding bifunctional riboflavin kinase/FAD synthetase, which yields MNIWLGQRHAPKFPQGAAVTIGNFDGVHLGHKHILQKLKREADQRGLPVVVVVFEPQPKEFFARKAGKKLPYRISPLRTKLRLLRETGCVDAVWVLRFNQAFSDMSAQAFIDQLLRQTLNTRYLLIGDDFRFGAGREGCFELLAQQPDMQTERTPSVIVEDIRTSSTAVRQALSDGKLEYAKRLLGHDYVLSGKVKHGQKLGRTINAPTANVQLPPYHYALSGVFVVEADGTFGTRRGVASFGFNPTVSNNRSQKLEVHLFDFNGDLYGQRIFVRFLHKLRDEKKFESIEALKTQILQDMEDARVWEA from the coding sequence ATGAACATCTGGCTTGGACAGCGACACGCGCCCAAATTTCCGCAAGGAGCCGCCGTAACCATCGGCAACTTCGACGGCGTACACCTCGGGCACAAACACATTCTACAAAAACTCAAACGAGAGGCAGACCAACGCGGTCTGCCTGTTGTCGTTGTTGTTTTTGAGCCTCAGCCCAAAGAATTTTTTGCGCGCAAAGCCGGGAAAAAGCTGCCTTACCGTATCAGTCCGCTGCGTACCAAATTGCGCCTTTTGCGTGAAACCGGCTGTGTGGATGCCGTTTGGGTCTTGCGTTTTAACCAAGCTTTCTCCGATATGAGCGCACAAGCGTTTATCGACCAACTTTTGCGCCAAACGCTCAATACGCGGTATCTGCTGATTGGCGACGATTTCCGTTTTGGTGCCGGCCGTGAAGGCTGTTTTGAACTCTTGGCACAACAGCCCGATATGCAAACCGAACGCACGCCGTCCGTTATCGTTGAAGACATCCGCACCAGCAGTACCGCCGTCCGCCAAGCCCTTTCAGACGGTAAGTTGGAATACGCCAAAAGACTGTTGGGCCATGATTACGTTTTAAGCGGAAAGGTCAAACATGGACAAAAACTTGGCCGCACCATCAACGCGCCTACCGCCAATGTCCAGCTTCCCCCGTATCATTATGCGCTAAGCGGCGTATTTGTCGTTGAAGCAGACGGCACATTCGGCACGCGCCGAGGCGTTGCCAGCTTTGGTTTTAACCCCACTGTCAGCAACAACCGCTCGCAAAAGCTGGAAGTCCATCTGTTTGATTTCAACGGCGATTTGTACGGCCAGCGTATCTTCGTCCGCTTCCTGCACAAACTGCGTGACGAGAAAAAATTTGAGAGTATCGAAGCATTGAAAACCCAAATTTTGCAAGATATGGAAGATGCGAGGGTTTGGGAAGCATAG
- a CDS encoding YoaK family protein gives MNADKPPHSYRLRHHRQHTPPFWQADRPYLHEHNISDARFRRLGYIMAFLAGAINAGGFFAFSRYTSHVTGSMSLLADVLYLQEWSVAIIATISVLCFVAGAAHSGWVILWTQQMRFRGSFGFSMWLEAVYLLIFGWFGIAAMEWDFGGSDFIMPSLALFLLCFIMGMHNTVITLLSGGAIRSTHMTGTATDLGIEISRALYYSKQHHPRLPHVRVNKPKMWLLSGLMLSFLLGGVVGAWGYHLVGHHFALPVSAVLFILGAGSVGYDVKVRLKWAFVSWYRRKQKKRKKL, from the coding sequence ATGAACGCTGACAAACCGCCCCACTCCTACCGATTGCGCCACCACAGGCAACACACGCCGCCGTTTTGGCAGGCGGATCGCCCGTATCTACACGAACACAATATTTCCGATGCCCGTTTCAGACGGCTGGGCTACATCATGGCCTTTCTTGCCGGCGCGATTAATGCCGGCGGCTTCTTCGCGTTCTCACGTTATACCTCCCACGTTACCGGCTCAATGTCGCTGTTGGCAGATGTTTTGTATCTTCAAGAGTGGAGTGTGGCCATTATTGCCACAATCAGCGTGTTGTGTTTTGTTGCCGGTGCCGCGCATTCGGGTTGGGTGATTTTATGGACGCAGCAGATGCGTTTCCGTGGCAGCTTTGGGTTTTCCATGTGGCTGGAAGCAGTTTATCTGTTGATATTCGGTTGGTTCGGTATTGCCGCGATGGAATGGGATTTTGGCGGCTCTGATTTTATTATGCCGTCTTTGGCATTGTTTTTATTGTGTTTTATTATGGGCATGCACAATACGGTTATCACGCTTCTTTCCGGCGGCGCCATCCGCTCCACCCACATGACCGGCACGGCGACCGACTTAGGCATTGAAATTTCACGCGCGCTTTATTACTCAAAACAGCATCATCCGCGCCTGCCGCACGTCCGCGTTAACAAACCGAAAATGTGGCTTTTAAGCGGCTTGATGCTGTCGTTTTTGCTGGGCGGCGTGGTTGGCGCATGGGGTTATCATCTGGTCGGCCATCATTTCGCCCTGCCCGTTTCCGCCGTTTTGTTCATACTGGGCGCAGGCTCGGTGGGATACGATGTCAAGGTCAGATTGAAATGGGCATTTGTCAGCTGGTATCGCCGCAAGCAGAAAAAACGGAAGAAACTGTAA